A section of the Cytophagales bacterium genome encodes:
- a CDS encoding glycerophosphodiester phosphodiesterase: MTLNFIPFLIIFSTIIGCSSLSTKKVDIQGHRGCRGLMPENTITAMIKAVEIGVNTLEMDVVISNDKMVLLSHEPFLSHEICLTPDGQEILEKDERSYNLYQMNYEEIKLCDCGTKIHPRFPDQKKLAALKPLLAKVIDTVEQYLQVHSLPAVWYNIETKCSPDGDGVFHPEPKEFIALLLDVLKGKNILDRTIIQSFDVRTLKVIKIKSPKMKLALLVENIQSPAENIKKLGFIPDVYSPYYLLVNDELMKYAQKNKMKVIPWTVNDKESIRKLIDMGVDGIITDYPDRAIE, translated from the coding sequence ATGACATTAAACTTCATTCCATTTTTGATCATTTTTAGCACCATAATCGGATGTTCTTCATTGAGTACAAAAAAGGTAGATATCCAGGGACACAGAGGATGTCGGGGACTGATGCCTGAAAACACGATCACTGCAATGATCAAAGCAGTTGAAATTGGCGTGAATACCCTGGAAATGGATGTGGTTATTTCTAACGACAAAATGGTATTGCTATCGCATGAACCCTTCCTTTCTCACGAGATCTGTTTAACCCCTGACGGGCAGGAAATACTTGAAAAAGATGAAAGATCGTACAACTTATACCAGATGAACTATGAAGAAATTAAGTTATGTGACTGTGGTACAAAAATCCATCCCCGCTTTCCTGATCAGAAGAAATTAGCTGCACTTAAACCTTTACTTGCTAAAGTTATTGATACTGTTGAGCAATATCTACAGGTTCATTCCCTGCCAGCGGTCTGGTACAATATAGAAACAAAATGTTCCCCTGATGGTGATGGGGTTTTTCATCCTGAACCCAAAGAATTCATAGCGCTCCTGCTTGATGTCTTAAAGGGCAAAAACATTTTGGATAGAACGATCATCCAATCTTTTGATGTAAGGACTTTGAAAGTAATTAAAATAAAATCTCCAAAAATGAAATTAGCTTTGCTCGTTGAGAATATTCAAAGCCCGGCAGAGAACATTAAAAAGCTGGGGTTTATTCCTGATGTCTATAGCCCGTACTATTTGCTTGTGAATGATGAACTTATGAAATATGCACAAAAAAATAAAATGAAAGTCATTCCCTGGACGGTTAATGACAAAGAAAGTATCAGGAAATTAATAGACATGGGGGTTGATGGAATTATTACGGATTATCCTGATCGGGCAATTGAATAG